GCTCATCCACCTCTGGGACACCACCCCGGAGGCGCTCGTCTTCGAGGCGCCCGAGGACGACGCCGCCAACTACCTCGCCGCGGTCGACGTCGCCGTCGACCACCTCGCCGccgggggcgccgccgccgcctcgggccgcgCGGGCGTCGCCGTGCAGCTCGCCATGGCGCGCCTCGAGGACGAGCTCCGCCACCTCATGCTCCACCACGCCGTGCCGCTCGACGCCAGCGGCCTCTACTGCTCGCTCCGCCGCCTCTCGCTCGAGTCCATGGACGACCTCGACACCTCCTCCGAGTTCGACCCCACCACCCCGCACAGCCAGGAGGGCGCGCCAGATACCGCCCGCAGCGCCAGTCTCGTGGGGAACCCCTTCGACGACCAGCTGTTCGACCTGGTGCGGCCTGACGCTGTTGATGAGCTGCGCGCCATTGCTGAGCGGATGGGGCGCGCTGGCTATGCAAGTGAGCTCGTGCAGGTTTACTGTGGCATCCGCCGGGACCTGCTTGATGAGTGCCTCACAGTTCTGGGGGTCGAGCGTCTCAGCATCGATGAGGTTCAGCGTGTGGAGTGGAAGCAGCTGAATGACAAGATGAAGAAATGGGTGCATGGCGTCAAGACGGTTGTCCGCTCCCTGCTGACAGGCGAGCGCCGGCTCTGTGATCAGGTGCTCGCAGTGTCCGATGAGCTGCGGGACGAGTGCTTTGTTGAATCCACCAAGGTTTGCATAATGCAGATTCTTAACTTTGGGGATGCTGTGGCTGTGTGCCCTCGTTCGCCCGAGAAGGTGTCCCGGATTCTTGATATGTATGAGGCACTTGCTGAGGTAATTCCTGAGCTCAAGGAACTGTACTATGGGACTCCTGGGGATGATGTGATCTGTGATTTGGAGGGGGTCCTTGGGAGGCTTGGGGATGCAGTCAAGGGTAACCTTCTTGAGTTTGGGAAGGTTCTACAGCAGGAGTCGTCACGCCGGCCTATGATGGCTGGTGAGATCCACCCAATCACACGTTATGTGATGAACTATCTTAGGCTGTTGGTCGTTTACAGTGATACGCTTGACAAACTCTTGGATGAGGATGCTGCCGGAGATGCTGATCATAATGCTTCAAATGGAGGTGCTGATGATGACGAGGAGTATCTGAAGAGCTTGACCCCACTTGGACATCGTTTGGTGAAGCTGATGTCTTACTTGGAGGCCAATTTGGAGGAAAAATCTAAACTGTATGAGGACGGTGCACTCCAGTGTATATTTTCCATGAATAATACACTTTATATTGTCCAAAAGGTGAAGGATTCCGAGCTCAGGAGGATTTTAGGTGATCATTGGACACGGAGGCGCCGTGGAAAGATTCGGCAAAATTCCAAGAGCTACCTTAGGATATCGTGGACAAAGGTTTTGTCCTATCTCAAGGATGATGGTCATGGCAGTGGGAGTGTAAGTCTTGGGAATTCAAGCTCGAGGGTCAAAGAGAAATTTAAGAACTTCAACTTTGCCTTTGATGAGATTTACAGGAGTCAAACGCTTTGGAAGGTACCGGATCCTCAACTCCGTGAAGAGCTCAAGATATCTATATCTGAAAATGTGATTCCAGCATATCGTGCTTTTCTGGGTAGATATGGTAGTCTAGTGGATAATGGAAGAAGTTCTGGTAAATACATAAAGTACACCCCAGAGGACTTGGAAAATCAACTGTCTGATCTTTTCGAAGGCTCACTAGGGTCTGCCAACCATTCCAGAAGAAGGTTATAGTTCCTATGACAGAATTTGGTTACAGGTATATCTTTGTTACAAGGGGAAGTATATTGCTGAACCGCTGGTTACATGTATTGGATTGGTGCATGTTCCCTAGTTGGTATGGTGCTGTAATACCGCAGGAGTCCACAGGAGGATCCTTTGGTTAAGTCAGATTATGTGTAACAAGAAATAATGTACATGTATTGTTTTTCCAGTGTACTCATTTCTTTGCACACTACAATGTCCAAAATCTAGATTTGGCACCATGTAGAGGCGTGCTTCTTGGAATATATTGAACATGTTATATGTGTTTCAGTTGGAATAACTTGCAGAAGATGTGGGAAAAGGGCATGTTTAGGCCGCAAACCAGAAGTAACAGAGTTTGCCATTTGCATGCTTAGAGAAAACGAAGTGAAACAAACATGTCTTATGAAATCGATGAAGCTACGGATCATAAAACTGACCATAGTGCAAAATCCGACAGATCGTACTGTTGAAGAAAGTAAGTATCATTAATTTGATTGCTGCGCAAAAGTCTAGACACTTCTTTTCTTTATGCTCACATACAACTTATGTTACCTTAGAATGAAGGCTTATGTTTTCTCTAGTAAGATACTTGTATGAACTAAACACATTTATCGTCAGAGTCTGTAACAAAGGTTACTTAATCAGACTGTAGGGCACAGTGTCAAAAAATAAATTCAGACTGTAGGTTAGTGGTACAAGCTAATAATGATCTTCAGGCAGTACGTACTAATTTAGAGGTGCCATTCATACATCTGTGTTAATACTCTTGCTATTTTACTGACGAAAATATAAGTGTTGATGTGTTATATTGGGCTATTTTCTTATTTAAGACGAATGATATTTCATTACTACTATGAGGACTCTTTTCTTGGTATTGGCAATtttttatactccctccgatccatattaattgccgCTGACTTAGTACAACTTTTGTACTAAGTCAGCGGCAATTAATAAGGATAGGAGGGAGTAACTTAATTCTACCATTCTCTTCTGCCTCATGATTTATTGGTATTGTTGCATCGCTCATTTACTTGGTAAATTCTATTTTCATATATAATGCGCATCTATCATTCTTTGGGGTCTGAATCTTTCCATATCTGTCATGGcaagatgtactccctctgtaaagtaatataagaccgtttagatcactaaagtagtgatctaaacgatcttataaaAGTTTACACGGGGAGTATCTATCTTAGCAAACTGATTTAATCTTCCATCACAACTATTTATCATAGTTGTTATACTTCAGAAGGCTTGCTTATGCTAACCTCAGCCAGATACAATTGGCAGTTTACAAAGTGGATCATCGTGGTCTCATTATTTGGGTTTTTTGAGATACAGGGATAATAATAAGCACATTGATGGTAAATGGATGTGAAGAATTCAGGATAGAGGGTAAGACATAGAAGTACTGCCCATATGGGAGCACACTAGGTTGTTGAAGTTTTCAGCGCTTTCTCTAATGTTCGAAAAGCATCAAAAGCACACTTAGTACTCACTCATCAAACGTTCAAAATTATGAAAATAACAGTTAGTGCTCACTTCATTTCTGTATGGCctgtatttttttgcatttttaaaaaaatataggTCTCTATAAGTAATTAATGATTTTTCTATCTTTTACCCCCTTTTATCTCTCATCTCTCGTCGTCATTTCTGGTTAACATGGTGAATATTCTCGCTCctattaatgggctttattaacCCTGTGACCCTGTGCAATACCATAATATGCCTTATAAAATGAAATGGAGGGGGTAGTTACTTATTATATGAAGTTAACTTAGTTTGTAACTTCATATTGGTGTAGCTTCTGAATGTAAGTCTTATATGAAAGCAACAAGACATGTTTTTGCGAAAGAAAAATCAACAAATAGTTTGATAATACTTACTGTTTCTTGCATTAAAGTCCACCAGATGAAGTGTTTTACTTGACTATTACTCCATTTTGGGTATCCCTTGTTTGATAAAGCTGGAGCAGCTTCGTGAACTACCTGAGCATGGAGGGAGGAGGATGGTGGCATGGTGCGGTTAGGTACTCAGCTGGTTCACCTGATGTAACACTGGTATCGTTTTTCCTTTTATGTCATTATACTGATACTTTTTTGTAAGCCCTTTACGACCATTTGAAGTCATGGTTTGGTAGGTTTGCTTTCTGGAGTTATAGAGAAATGAATGTGGTGCAATTCACAATGAGTGGAGTCCTCAGCCCTCACCTATAAACTAAGAAACATTCTGAAGTATATAGCGAACTATAATTATCGACCAATTGCAAAACTTGAACATATTTCCCAGCTTCTTCAAGGCATGAAACAGGAGAAGTGTTGTATGTGAGCTGATAATTTTAATTGTACTGCTCCacaagtattcccggtgttcccaCTCTTGTCGCCGTGATTTTGCTATAGTCGTCACCCTTTAGGATGGGTCCCGTGGCCACTTAGGAAGCCATGTTCTTATGTTGTGCAGGCATGCTATTGCACGATTGAATTGCTCGTTATGAAGAATTGGAGATAGAGGAATATGCATTCTGGGATTAGGATATTTGCTCCGTTGGAAAATAAGGCCTGTCTCAGGTAAATTTTATCAATTTTCTGGTATTTTAGCATATGTCACAACTCTATTTAATAATCCATCCGTTCCACAATATAATGCATATTAGATTTTTTTTAGTCAAATTTCATCAACTCTGTCCAAGTTTATAGAAAATTTCTGAACACTTTCAGTACCAAATATATACCATATGGAAGTATATTCCACGGCGAAGCTGATGGTATTTGTTAAGTATTTGTAGATATAGatattttctctataaacttggtcagaGTCTATAAGCTTGACTTCTGAGAAAATTAATGCGCACTATATTGTGGAAACGAGGGAGTAGTCTGTTTTGGGGTAACAGTCCAACAGATGACTAATTAAAGTGGGGCAAATAGATGGTATTTTAGTAAGTTGCAACAAATATGACAGTAGCAGTATGGAGGCAATTTCCACTTCAATTTGTTTATGTCGAAGCATGCAATTTGCACTCTGCTTCGGTGCCGGCGCTGTGGCCTCTGTTTGTAAAGCGTCCCTAAAGCGTCGCTTAAGCGACGCTTAAGCGTTAGAGCGCCCTCCAGGCTCAAAGCGTCCAACTCGCTTTAGACATGTGTCTAAGGCGTCCGCCTTAGACACTAAAGCGTCTGAAGCGCCTGCTTAGgcgtcctgattggcgctttaagGCAGAGAGGACGCCTTAGACTTGCCAGGCAGGGTACAGAGATTCCTGGCAGGGAAACAGGGCTGGGCTCACATGTGAAACAGTTACAGGaggggaaagaaagagagagaaccAAAACCAGAGCGTGCAAATATCCAGGCTTTCAGCTCTTTCCTCTCTCCTCTGGCAGCAGCTTCCTCAGATCTGCACCAGCCTTTTCTGCTCTGTTGTGTGTTATGCTATGCACAACTCCTCTGCTGTTAGGTGCTACTGCCTCTCTTATAGCAATTGGCTAGTTGCTTACTGCTTAGTGGATGGATCAGAATATATGGGCTCACTGGTGGATTAGAATCAACATATATATGTCTCACTAAATGGTGCTCTATTATACTGCCCATCAGGTTCAGAGTCTGTGTAAAGCGTCGCCTCGCTTTACGCTTTATCGCTTAAGCAGTGAGGCGCccccctagcgcctcgcttcgctttACCGCTTTATAAACATAGGCTGTGGCACCCCTCTGTGGCCCATGTTTAGCCCTACAGCATATGTAACTGAGAGTTTCATCGAGTGTTCATCGGACAGATTGAAAGCTACCTTGTTGAGATATCCTTTTTCATTCCATTGGAAGTGCTTCTTATTTTATTTCTGTTCTCTTACTTTTGAGCCTCTGTATGTTTGAAGTGTATGTACATGCAAAAGAAAAGAAAGTAAACATAATTGATTAATACcacagttttttttttcaaattgaggATGATTACCATTTGTGCATTTGGAGGCTTTAAATTACTACGTCACTCTGCAGCTATTTTTAATTGCTTTGATTAGAGCAATGGAAGTACTGTATCTAGTTTGTGGCAATCCCATGAAGGGCCTTGGACAGCAATCAAGCAGATAGATTCCACTTTCTGTTCGTCCTTGTAAGGTAGGGGTACCCTTGCAGAGAGTGATTGAAGATGTTTGGAACTCACATTCTACATGGTTTAGTAATGCAATTTTTCATACGTGATGATCGACAATATGATCCTAAAATGGCAAGCTTGTTGTTGTTATATGTACAGGTGTATGTATGTCCTCTCTGAGCAGATTTAAGACTTTAATCAAATGGCAAAGTCGTTGATGAATCCTTGTAATATTGCACCTTTACCACACTGGCAAGTTGCAACTTAGACAAAGAAAGAGGTTATTGGTGCAATGCTTGGTTGTCCTGGAACTTGGAAATTTCGACAATCATCATGTGGCCACCATCGACCATAGTGCTGGTAGTACCTTATTATtatcagttttgctagaactcatctagatgagatttaatttggtctcattcaccttttatagccattggatgtggtgctataagatgcgtgtgtgctgacgtgggttgtatccgTTCTTGTTTTCCAGGTGAATGAGATCAAATTacgtctcatctagatgagttctaggtactccctatTATTATCTCCATGCTGTGTCCACCAAATCTCTTTGGTAATATTTAGCCGGAGACTCGCAAGTTTGTAGGGTAGCACTTGTACCGGGGTGGTTATTGGCCTAGCGCTAGCTGCATGTATGTAAGGCTGTAACCACCTAATGAGCCGGAATTGGTCTGGTCCCCTTCCTGTTTTTTAGAGTGATAACGTAAAAGTTGTGCATCTGCATCTGGATCTGGTAAGCTGGGATTTTATATGCTTTACCCAACGTCTTTTTTTAAGAAGGGCACTGGCATCTTGAGTGACCAAACTCACTATGTTCTCACTGTTGCTGCCTCCCTCCCTCCATCCATCCACCCATCTGGTGGAGTGGTTCTAAGCTAACTGCTACTATCTCCATCCATCCCACCATGGATATGATATGAGTCTAACTTTGATCACTGATTTGACCAAcaaaaaatatataccatttggaACTTCTTTCAAATGCAAAATCCATTTGAGACATATTATGTTGGGTAAATAGATGATCGAAGTTAAACCAAATTAAAGTGGCTTTGTATAGATGGACGAGGGGGAGTACCATCTACAACTTGCACCTTGGTCTAGCCACCTCATCACTTGTGGTCGCCCAAGACCAAGAATGTTTCTCCACAAGAGCTTTAGCTTAGTAAATTGTCAAACATAACGGCAAAAGATGACAGTGTTCCAGAGCTTGCCTTCCAAAAAAGCAGGACCGGTGAAGCAATGATGACAGAATTTATGCAACcgtcaacaagaaagaagaaagGCATCATCATTCTCATCGCAAAGCTCAGGCAATTCTCAGATTATTCAACGCACACTGTCATCCACCCCATTGGTTCTTCATTAGTCCTCCCCACAGAGGTCTCTccacagcaacagcaacagcaaccacAACTTAAGAAGAAGATGGGGAATGAGCAAAAAGATAATGTACATTTTTTGTACATACTATCACAGAGTTTTGTCATACGGTACTGTTTGCGGGTAGGGAGACGACGCCGTCGAAGAAATCCCCAAAGTAATGCCGTGGCTCGTGCACCAGCTTGGAGATTATGTCCCTCAGCGTGATCACCCCCTCGGTATCCCCCTTGTCGTCGACCACGTAGATCCTGTGGATCTTGGTCGAGTCCAGCTTCAGTATGATTTCCTTGATCACGTCGTCTCTTTTGCATGTGATCACGTCGT
The window above is part of the Triticum aestivum cultivar Chinese Spring chromosome 2A, IWGSC CS RefSeq v2.1, whole genome shotgun sequence genome. Proteins encoded here:
- the LOC123189036 gene encoding exocyst complex component EXO70B1, translating into MSASPPPPEEDAVPLAVAVAGNDRVLAAAHHIVKSLATSKNAADDMIRILSGFDYRFSNITSDLFHSTSPSRSRSPSDADADPEAPSLADFDEAARLIHLWDTTPEALVFEAPEDDAANYLAAVDVAVDHLAAGGAAAASGRAGVAVQLAMARLEDELRHLMLHHAVPLDASGLYCSLRRLSLESMDDLDTSSEFDPTTPHSQEGAPDTARSASLVGNPFDDQLFDLVRPDAVDELRAIAERMGRAGYASELVQVYCGIRRDLLDECLTVLGVERLSIDEVQRVEWKQLNDKMKKWVHGVKTVVRSLLTGERRLCDQVLAVSDELRDECFVESTKVCIMQILNFGDAVAVCPRSPEKVSRILDMYEALAEVIPELKELYYGTPGDDVICDLEGVLGRLGDAVKGNLLEFGKVLQQESSRRPMMAGEIHPITRYVMNYLRLLVVYSDTLDKLLDEDAAGDADHNASNGGADDDEEYLKSLTPLGHRLVKLMSYLEANLEEKSKLYEDGALQCIFSMNNTLYIVQKVKDSELRRILGDHWTRRRRGKIRQNSKSYLRISWTKVLSYLKDDGHGSGSVSLGNSSSRVKEKFKNFNFAFDEIYRSQTLWKVPDPQLREELKISISENVIPAYRAFLGRYGSLVDNGRSSGKYIKYTPEDLENQLSDLFEGSLGSANHSRRRL